From the genome of Globicephala melas chromosome 16, mGloMel1.2, whole genome shotgun sequence, one region includes:
- the CUEDC2 gene encoding CUE domain-containing protein 2 isoform X2 has product MELERIVSAALLAFVQTHLPEADLRGTIGEMMRKLSGQLSGARNKENLKPQSSEVQGQVSVSPEPLQRLKEETMSSPTAAGDTQDEASGAEEELLPGVDVLLEVFPTCSVEQAQWVLAKARGDLEEAVQMLVEGKEEGPPAWDGPNQDLPRRLRGPQKDELKSFILQKYMMVDSAEDQKIHRPMAPKEAPKKLIRYIDNQVVSTKGERFKDVRNPEAEEMKATYINLKPARKYRFH; this is encoded by the exons ATGGAGCTGGAGAGGATTGTCAGTGCAGCCCTCCTTGCCTTTGTTCAGACGCACCTCCCAGAGGCTGACCTCAG AGGTACAATAGGGGAAATGATGCGGAAGCTCTCAGGGCAGTTGAGTGGTGCCAGGAACAAAG AGAACCTGAAACCACAGAGCTCTGAGGTCCAAGGTCAGGTATCTGTCTCCCCAGAGCCTCTGCAGCGGCTCAAAGAAGAGACGATGTCTTCTCCGACTGCTGCTGGGGACACCCAAGATGAG GCATCCGGCGCTGAGGAGGAACTGCTGCCAGGGGTGGACGTACTTCTGGAGGTGTTCCCTACCTGTTCGGTGGAGCAGGCCCAGTGGGTGTTGGCCAAAGCTCGAGGGGACTTGGAAGAAGCTGTGCAGATGCTGgtagaggggaaggaggaggggcctCCAGCCTGGGATGGCCCCAACCAG GACCTGCCCAGGCGCCTCAGAGGCCCCCAAAAGGATGAGCTGAAGTCTTTCATCCTGCAGAA GTACATGATGGTGGATAGCGCAGAGGATCAGAAGATTCACCGGCCTATGGCTCCTAAGGAG GCTCCCAAGAAGCTGATCCGATACATCGACAACCAGGTAGTGAGCACCAAAGGGGAGCGATTCAAAGATGTGCGGAACCCTGAGGCTGAGGAGATGAAGGCCACATACATCAACCTCAAGCCAGCCAGAAAGTACCGCTTCCACTGA
- the FBXL15 gene encoding F-box/LRR-repeat protein 15: protein MEQSGGEQEPGAVRLLDLPWEDVLLPHVLNRVPLRQLLRLQRVSRAFRALVQLHLAGLRRFDAAQVGPQIPQAALAWLLRDAEGLQELALAPCHEWLSDEDLVPVLARNPQLRSVALAGCGQLSRRALGALAEGCPRLQRLSLAHCDWVDGLALRGLADRCPALEELDLTACRQLKDEAIVYLAQRRGAGLRSLSLAVNANVGDVAVQELARNCPELQHLDLTGCLRVGSDGVRTLAEYCPALRSLRVRHCHHVAEPSLSRLRKRGVDIDVEPPLHQALVLLQDMAGFAPFVNLQV from the exons ATGGAGCAGTCCGGAGGGGAGCAAGAGCCCGGAGCCGTCAG GCTCCTGGACCTGCCCTGGGAAGACGTGCTGCTCCCACACGTCCTGAACCGTGTGCCGCTGCGCCAGCTGCTCCGGCTGCAGCGCGTCAGTCGGGCCTTCCGGGCGCTAGTGCAGCTGCACCTGGCCGGGCTGCGCCGCTTCGACGCCGCTCAG GTGGGTccgcagatcccgcaggccgcatTGGCCTGGCTGCTGCGGGACGCCGAGGGGCTGCAGGAGCTGGCGCTGGCGCCGTGTCACGAATGGCTGTCGGACGAGGATCTGGTGCCGGTGCTGGCGCGGAATCCCCAGCTGCGGAGTGTGGCGCTGGCCGGCTGCGGGCAACTGAGCCGCCGCGCGCTGGGGGCGCTGGCCGAGGGCTGCCCCCGCCTGCAGCGCCTTTCGCTCGCGCACTGTGACTGGGTAGATGGGCTGGCGCTGCGCGGCCTCGCTGACCGCTGTCCGGCCCTTGAGGAGCTGGACCTCACCGCCTGCCGACAGCTCAAGGATGAAGCCATCGTGTACCTGGCACAGAGGCGCGGCGCAGGCCTTCGCAGCCTCTCGCTGGCGGTCAACGCAAATGTGGGGGACGTCGCCGTCCAGGAATTGGCTCGCAACTGCCCGGAACTCCAGCACCTCGACCTAACCGGCTGCCTCCGGGTTGGAAGCGACGGTGTCAG GACGCTGGCCGAGTACTGCCCCGCGCTGCGCTCGCTGCGGGTGCGGCACTGCCACCATGTGGCCGAGCCCAGCCTAAGCCGTTTGCGGAAGCGCGGCGTGGACATCGATGTGGAGCCTCCGCTGCATCAGGCCCTGGTGCTGCTACAGGACATGGCAGGCTTTGCACCCTTTGTCAACCTGCAGGTCTGA
- the CUEDC2 gene encoding CUE domain-containing protein 2 isoform X1, with protein MELERIVSAALLAFVQTHLPEADLSGLDEVIFSYVLGVLEDLGPSGPSEENFDMEAFTEMMEAYVPGFAYIPRGTIGEMMRKLSGQLSGARNKENLKPQSSEVQGQVSVSPEPLQRLKEETMSSPTAAGDTQDEASGAEEELLPGVDVLLEVFPTCSVEQAQWVLAKARGDLEEAVQMLVEGKEEGPPAWDGPNQDLPRRLRGPQKDELKSFILQKYMMVDSAEDQKIHRPMAPKEAPKKLIRYIDNQVVSTKGERFKDVRNPEAEEMKATYINLKPARKYRFH; from the exons ATGGAGCTGGAGAGGATTGTCAGTGCAGCCCTCCTTGCCTTTGTTCAGACGCACCTCCCAGAGGCTGACCTCAG CGGCTTGGATGAGGTCATCTTCTCCTATGTGCTCGGGGTCCTTGAGGACCTGGGCCCCTCAGGCCCATCGGAGGAGAATTTCGATATGGAGGCCTTCACTGAGATGATGGAGGCCTATGTGCCTGGCTTCGCCTACATCCCAAG AGGTACAATAGGGGAAATGATGCGGAAGCTCTCAGGGCAGTTGAGTGGTGCCAGGAACAAAG AGAACCTGAAACCACAGAGCTCTGAGGTCCAAGGTCAGGTATCTGTCTCCCCAGAGCCTCTGCAGCGGCTCAAAGAAGAGACGATGTCTTCTCCGACTGCTGCTGGGGACACCCAAGATGAG GCATCCGGCGCTGAGGAGGAACTGCTGCCAGGGGTGGACGTACTTCTGGAGGTGTTCCCTACCTGTTCGGTGGAGCAGGCCCAGTGGGTGTTGGCCAAAGCTCGAGGGGACTTGGAAGAAGCTGTGCAGATGCTGgtagaggggaaggaggaggggcctCCAGCCTGGGATGGCCCCAACCAG GACCTGCCCAGGCGCCTCAGAGGCCCCCAAAAGGATGAGCTGAAGTCTTTCATCCTGCAGAA GTACATGATGGTGGATAGCGCAGAGGATCAGAAGATTCACCGGCCTATGGCTCCTAAGGAG GCTCCCAAGAAGCTGATCCGATACATCGACAACCAGGTAGTGAGCACCAAAGGGGAGCGATTCAAAGATGTGCGGAACCCTGAGGCTGAGGAGATGAAGGCCACATACATCAACCTCAAGCCAGCCAGAAAGTACCGCTTCCACTGA